agcctgtctgcatatgacatgccttttaagcccagaataattctggtcgctcttctttgcactctttctagagcagcaatatcttttttatagcgaggtgaccagaactgcacacaatattcaagatgaggtcttactagtgcattgtacagttttaacattacttcccttgatttaaattcaacacttttcacaatgtatccgagcatcttgttaaccttttttatagcttccccacattgtctagatgaagacatttctgagtcaacaaaaactcctaggtctttttcatagattccgtctccaatttcagtatctcccataggtatttataatgtacatttttatttcctgagtgcagtaccttacacttttctctattaaatgtcatttgccatgtgtctgcccagttctgaatcttgtctagataattttgaatgacctttgctgctacaacagtgtttgccactcctcctacttttgtgtcatctgcaaatttaacaagtttgcttactataccagaatctaaatcattaatgtagattaggaatagcagaggacctaatactgatccctgtggtactccactggttaccatactccattctgaggtttttcctctaatcagtactttctgttttctacatgttaaccactccctaatccatgtacatgtgtttccttgaattccaactgcgttcagtttgagaattaatcttttgtgcgggactttgtcaaaagctttctggaaatctaaataaaccatgtcatatgctttgcaattatccattatcgatgttgcatcctcaaaaaaatcaagcaagttagttagacacgatctccctttcctaaaaccatgttgactgtctcccaggaccctgttaccatataggtaattttccattttggatcttattatagtttccataagtttgcatataatagaagtcaggcttactggtctgtagttacctggttcagttttgtttccctttttgtggatcggtattaggtttgcaattttccagtctgtcggtaccacccctgtgtcaagagactgctgcatgatcttggttagcggtttgtaaattacttctttcatttctttgagtactactgggaggatctcatccggcccaggggatttgtttattttaagagctcctagtccctttaacacttctgcctcagttatgctaaatttatttaaaactggataggaactggatgacatgtggggcatgttgtcagtatcttcctttgtaaaaacttgtgaaaagtaatcatttaatatatttgctatttttttttcttcatctacgattttgccatttgtatctcttaaacatttaatctcctctttgaatgttctcttgctgttgtaatattggaaaaacattttggaattggttttagctcccttagcaatgttcatttctatttctctcttggcctttctaacttcctttttgacttggtttacagttccgtgtactctttctgcgtactttctttttggtccttttttaatgctctgtaaagtgcctttttttgctgaatatttttttttaattgatctattaaaccattttggcaatttagttttacatttagatttgtctactttagggatgtaattgttttgtgcatctagtactacatttttgaagaacaaccatccttcttctgtggatgttttctctattttactccaatctaatTACTCACACACTGTGTCCTAGATAGATGTAACTCTAGATATAGCTATAGGTTCTTGCCATGGTTCATGATGGTGTGTCTTCATAGACATAAGAACCAGCCCCATGATCTAGAGAGCTGCCACTTCAACTTTCCTTTGGTTTTGTTCACAATACAAAGCCCCTAGATGGTGCTGGTTCTCAATAATATTGACACTTTTGCTgctctagcctacattacattaggcaggaggctgtgtggtccagtggttaaagaaacaggcttgtaatcaggaggtcgcCGGTTCAAATTGTGTGAAttttgtgtgactctgagcaagtcacttaacctccttgtgctctgtctttagggtgagatgttgttgtaagtgactctgaagcGATTattagtctcatatcttgtaaagtactttgtgatggtgatccactatgaaaggcgctatataaaaataaagattattattacatacGTCTGTCAAGCAACTAGAACAGATGAACTCATAATCAAAGCATTTTAACAGttatcaacaaataaaataaaaaaaacacaacatttgagTCATTGCAATAAAACTACATCCTACTGGACTGGTAAAGACTTATACTTTTATAatggataaatatatatataatatagtatataatatatattgatatagatataatatattatatataatattgtgtgtACGAATAATAAATTATTCGtaaaggcattattattattattattattattattattattattattattattattattattattattattattatttcttagcagacgctcttaaccagggtgacttacagttgctacaaaacatcaaatacagtggtaaatgcttttaagtgatttttaatgatttttggAATCTAATGATTTACAATGCAGTATACTTTTCAGACCATTGTTGATAAGTCTATGTTTGCCCTGGGGTTGTGTGGATGAAACAATATGTTCTGTTAAATAGCGTCAGTGCAGCTTGAGGTACAGTAATGTTTGTTAAAACACAGTTATTCCAGGTACTGTTGGTATGGTTAATTGTCTGCAGTCAGAGATGAGCTAGAGAGTAAGGGGGGGTGATTCGAAAGGAGGTGAACAGTAAACCTGGGTAAATATTGTAACAGCTACACTAATGGAATACTAGAATCTGAAATTGATTAAgtgatgtatttatacagtagtaaTTTTCAATACAAATATAGGAGATTAAACATTTGGAGGTAAAAGGATTAGTCATCTTAACTTGTTTTCGTATTCTGCTCTTGTCATAGGAAAGTAGCATACGATGAATCAGGAAATGAAGAAAAAGAAGCACGTTCAATCATCTTCATTTGCATAAGAGTGAGGCAAAATCTGAGAAATGTATAGTCACTAATTACCAAGAAAGGAAAGCAAAAGGTATAATTAGGAAGAAGGTCCAATTACCTCTGCCCTGGGAGGCAGAGAATGATGCTTGATTGTCTGAACAGAAGGTCACAAAGCAAGAAGGGTCCCGGAAATCATTTCTTCAAGGCAGGAATTAAATGAAGAAATCAGAAGAAAGCAATCTTTACTTTAGAAGAGTGAGATCAGAAGATCATCCCAACTGAATTATTCTGTTACAAAGCAATTCTTTGAGCTTGTGGACACAGGCACTCAGATGTGCCCACAAACAGAAGAACATAATGATTCAACAGTTGCAgagcttgttttattattatttattagttattgtagtcccaccatcttgggtgctcataCCACCAGATCATTAAAGCTTTGCAGGGTCGTGTGTGGTCAATTTCTATAAACAGAAGagctgtatttactgtagcaGCAGGAGTTGCAGGAAGTATTGGGCACACCCTGTTTTTGGCAGAAATCCTCCTGTACATGTTTTTCCATGAAACATTAAACGCAGGTCCTCCATTCTATCTTGTAGACACGGAATATATCCCATGGCAGCACAACTTAAAACACGAACAGGATGCTTTAATTAACACTAATATGGttaatgaaaacaacaatttcTTGCCTGATCAATTTTCCCCTGCTCTAACTAATTCAATTATTATTCTTGCCttcttcaaaaaagaaaagaaaacagaacatcCATAATTGAATCCTAGTGGATGTAgctctttaaataaacactgtaacTGTAGAAACCATGCAACAATGTATTACCAATATATTCTTGATTAAAACATCTGCAACAGGTTTCATAAAGAATCAGAATTAGCAGAGtttgtgattgtttgttttgtgagttTTTATCTCGACATACAGTATCTTCATTGTTGAACTGGAATGCATGGAACAGAATATTCTATCAAGAATAGAGATGATGTCCTGTCATGGTCCCAAAGCAAAGTTCTGCAACATTATCTGACAGATCCTGAAGCAGAATGAAGACAATTGTCCAAGCAATTCTGATCTTTAGTCTAATGATACCCCTGGTTGTGATGGGCGTTGCTGCAGACTGTGTGTCTTTGATGGTCAAATGAAACTGTATTTCCATTGTACCTTGCAGTTTAGAATCATTTAATGGTAACAACTAAAAGTGTAATGTGTGTAATTACATACAGTGGTGCCCAGAAGTGTGGGCAACCTCtatcattttcaaatgtattccATTGAGAAGCAAAACTAAGATTTTGATTAAATACTTGATTAAATGTCCACCAGAGTGGACATATTTATGGATGTTGAGAAGGTACCTGTGGGTAGTAGTGATCATATTACATTACCAGGAATCTTGTTGCGGTTCGCCTTTACCAAGGAGTGATTTTGGATATTTCCCAGATTTATCATCAAAATTCAGTCAGGAAGTCATGCAGTAGAGAaccatatttattaaagcttagacaacaaatactatgttatacatatttccattacatctttggcctcgctcttcgaggtacccctgcccataatgtAGCTTGTTGATAATGGAGAGGTTGACTGCAGGGAAGCCAAAGTTCCTGAGTATAATTTATTGTATATGTCTCCAATTCAAAGGTTAAGGTGACAGGTGATGTAACGGAGAAACCTTCCTTCAGCAATGTTTGTTTCAAACACAAAGAAACTTTGTAAAGCCAcatatttttggggttttattcGGAAGAAAAATACAtgagaggaagaaaaacaaaagtaattcatTTGGCGATATTAATGTCTTGTGATTACAACAGACACTGTAATTATCACAATCAAGGCACAGCTTAACACTGAGACTAAGGCGATAATTTTGCAGATTTTGGTTCGTTTCTTTTCtgtctctttattttttaataatgtgtcatATCCTGGGGTATACAGGTCCTCCATCCAAAAACCTAGCTCGTTTGGGTCCtcctaaaatacagaaaacatatttttaatgcaGGATATTTCAGTTGCAGTACAACAATATTACAACActtgacattttattattaacctGTCAGACAGGTACATAATCAATGTTTCACTATGGCCTGCTGTGGAAAGACAACCTTTATAAGTTGCAGGTATTTATAAATTGGTATTTTCAACCTTGTTTTGGGTGTGTGATAAGAATGAAGCTGTTGGTCGGTTTATCAGGCAACATATTTGCTTGCATTATATTAAATAGACCTTTCTTTgactttgtaaatgtttatttttcattgttgttAAATAGGAAAAGTTCAACAGTATATAGCAACTTATCATAATGTCAAGTTATTTCCATCTTATACAAAGACATTTGAGAAGGCTATACCATACAAACATCAGGTctactatacagtatttatatagtagACCCTAGACCCAGGTGGCCCCTAGATTGGAGTTGTAAAGTACACAGAAGATGATAGGTGACTTGAACATTGTAGGCAAATTCACTGTTAACTAGATGACCTCCactttaaaaacagacacaagtaaagtttgtctttttttgcTTACTGTCACTATTAAATGAAAAATCAATTGAAATTCAAATTCAagtcaattgaaaaaaatgtacttgtctCTGTTGTACTAACCTTTTAGCTTAGAACAGGGAattgaaccaggataaaaatttACTGACAGTAGGAGTAGGTGAggtacaatataaaatacagcaaagtacagtaccccccccccacacacacacacacacacacacacacacacacacacacacacacaatacattggCAAACTGTACAATGTTCTAGTTATACTTTGTCCTTTCATTTTTGCACTACATTTTCAATTAAAGTCATACAGTACTTAAGCAACTGTTATGTGCTAAATTAGGACACTGTGGGGCATATTTTACGACAATCTTAACTTCTAATTAAAGAAACTGATAAAAATTGTTAGCATTATCAAATAGTTTGCTTCTCAGATTTGTAAAATTTAAATAGATTCTCTACTTTAAAAAATaaggtgtgtgtttatctgtgtctTCTTGTCtgtgcatctatctatctatatatatatatctatatatctttatatatctatatatctatatatatatagtagcaaggACAGGGTTAAAAACAACCCTGCCAGTctaaattgtattattgttaattGTGTGCAGCTGGTAGTGTGTAAATTGAAGACAGCTGCCATGTATTTAAAGTCAGCAGCCAGTATAGGCGaagctgctgagtagaaggagacAGAAAGTGATACTCTGTGTCTGAGCAgtcattttgtaagtgctgtactgtgtttatttttgtaaaccgtgtgttttgtttcttatgGGTAAATGATGTATCCATCCTGTGCTAGGAAGGGCGTTCCTCtgtgttttagttagtgctcgaatagggctaggttttgttttcgttttgtttatttttgatattaTTAAAAGTGAGCATCAGCGCTAACCTTCAAGTTCTGTGTTGGGTCATTACAGATTGTGCTAATTTAAAGTTTTCCTATTGTAATAACCATCTggaactgtcttttttttttaaacaaaatgattgatAATATCCAGGTTTTGTAAAACACTCAAATTCATTGAGAGTATTTGTGGTAGTGGTTTTACTGTTTTAGTTTGTATGCTGTGACAATACTTCTCAAAGACACTTTATAgcttgttgtttttgtcattgcTGTCCCATTTCTATAGAATTATAGGTTAACACTTGGCCAATGAAACAGGCTGAGGAGTACAGCCACAAATGCAACATTCTGTTTCCAGTTAGCCCTCCAGATGTGATGACTGGGCAGTACCAAAGAATTGCTTGAGAAAAATCCAGCTATCTGATATGGATCATTCCAAGTTCTCTGGTTATTGCAGTATAATAAACATGCTGTGGTGTGTAGCTAACTAGCCCAAATGCTTTGTAGTTATGCAATTAATGCTACACCCATTTTAAAGCAACTATTTTGTAGTACATGCAGTAATAATCAGACTGTACATGCAACCAATCTTTTATCCAAAATGCCAGGTGCTTTTGGATAGAGATACAATGAACTCATCCATACTTAACTGCAGATATGATTGGGATTTCCAGGAGCAATGATGTAAATGAGAAACTgagattatatatttaatttattaaatacatttaaaaagttagtGGGTCTGTTTGATTGATCTAAACAAAGGCGGTTCTCAATAACCCTGCTGTTTAACTCATTAAAATAAGTGGGCTGTCCAACAATGTGTGAGAGTTTCTTTAGAGAGTTTTTGTGGCAGTACTTTTTGCTTAAACAGTGCCAAtgtttagatccaccactgtttcgATAAATAGAACCATTGGCTAAACTGTAACATAATGTATGTTTTCAAGAATTCTCTTTTGAAAATGCTTAACGGCCTGTCTTTATGTCTGACGGATAATCACAGCCGAGATTAAATAACTGGGCAGCTGAAAAACTGCTAAAGGGcagttacattattttgacttaaTGGAAATCTATGCtgtggtttaaaatattttatctttgtttttactGTCACCAAAGACCGCTTTAGAAAGCTGTTATGATAACCAAAAGCCAGTGCCATAGAACatgtaaataaaagaaacacttcTATTCCATTTACCTTTAGGTAGTCTGCAAGGTTCGAATGCACGGATTGTCTGTCATATTCTTGAATGGTCCAGGAGGGCTGAGTCTTCCTGTTTTCCCATCCGTCTACAGTCCTAATATCTGAGTAAAGGGGGTTCTTCTTGATCTTTGACTTCAATGTGACAGCAGTGATATGTTTCCCAAGGGCTCTGTCAATGAGTTCTGGGCTGGCCTCGGTTGATCTTCGCCCGTAGGTATcagttgtttttctcttttccttCTGCAAGACATTTGATATGGGTGAAGAGAAGACCAATCAGATTAAATCTATAAAAGTTACAGCAGGTCATCAAATAATAACTATTTCCAGGAGGTTAAAATAAgcattgaaaaataatacaaaaataatacaaaataaaaatcaacaaataataataatttacttatattcatattgtttttttttttttttggggggggggggggggggtgggtggcaTTATTTAATtctcataattattatttaggaagcagtgtggtccatcactgtgtgaccctgagcaagtcacttaacctccttgtgctcaatcCCGtgaatgagatgttaaatcaatgtcctattgtaagtaactctgcatataatgcacagttcatagcctacctctgtaaaagtgctttgtgatggtggtccactatgaaaggtgatattatatatattatatatatatatatatatatatatatatatatatatatatatatatatatatatatatgtatatcactCTTTCACCTTTGGAGAACTTGGTTCAAATCAGACTTAGATGACAAACTTGTGGTGGGCTCAACCAACCTAGCATCCCATAGACATTAATTCACAATACAATTTCAAGTTCCTGCTTGAGGGCCTGGGGAAAGGGTTTTCAAGGGGTGCACTCACAGAATTGACTATGATCGGACCGGACTTGTCCCTCACCTTTTATTTCATAAGTACTAACTtcacaactataaaaaaaaatcatgaaataacAGTAATACATTCACCCTACCAATTGGAGCTAAAGCCAAAGCATGCAATCCCAAACTGTCATGTAGTTAAAAGATATACAACAGCTACTTGTTACCTATGTGAAGAACTCTAATTCCTACCTGAAGGTAGACTCTATTTTGCCAGTATCTTTGTCCTGATAAAGCAGCCCCTGTCGCAAAACCTGCTTGCATCAGAGTTGAGCTCACTGGTAAACACTTCACATCCAGTTGTAGGAATCTTTCGGGATTATTATTGTTTGGCAGGACCGACAGATCCAtggtttattatatttaaaaaaagccttGTCAATGAAACACGACAGTGAATGCTGCCTTAGGTAAGCTGCACATCTGTCAATTATTAATGGAATGTTACTGGCTCTGGCAAGAGCATGACACTTTATCTGGCTACTGGGCTCCAATCAGAATAAAACACCACAATGCAAGAGCGAGGGGTAGACATTGTACACTGACACATACCTGTTTCATATCAATCATGCAAACAATCCTTCTTACAGCTTTGTAGGCAATAGACAACATTGTCTTCACCAATttaacatatataattatatctgttttgtaaagcactttgagatgtaTTGGTATGATTGAGCATTGTTTGAgcttacactattctttcactaTAACTGTGTCTACTGTATTTACAGAGCATACCACATCTATCAGTTTCATTGTAAGTAAAACCACTTTCTGTCTTtcctttactaaaaaaaacaaacagtaacctattcctttttttgtgaaaatatcttttaaatagttttgtactgtatgttgtaagtTTGTCATTAATTCAACAGGACATATATTTAtggtacatttacattttctaatgTAGTATTACAACAAAAGGGCATGAATACATGTTGGGCAACATGACAGAACCTGGGACTTTTTGTTTACTAAATATAGCTCTAATTGATTTAGTATCTACAATAAGATTAGGGTTTATGATTACAGTGGACATGCAATATTAAAAAGGTCATTAAGTAGGGAAGCTGTATATTATTTACCCTGTAATATGAGCTGAGTTAACACAGTATAAAAGTATGTGGTGTAAGTTTGTGTATATGGAAGCATAACAAGTGTGGTAAAGTATAGTGGAAGCAAGGTAAAACACAAGCAAGGATGGTAAATCCCAGTAAAGTACGGTCAAgcgtgagaaaaacaaaacaaaaacatgcttaACTATGCTAAAGCAGCAAAGAAGAGCATGTGAAATTaaaatttaccacagtaaacttgtAAAAGGGAAACCTTGTCAGTCTATCAAGGATTTCACTTcctgttcaatttattttcttagGCCATGTGCTACATGTCTGTTTGAGTAGCTTCAATCCATCACAGTAATTACTGTGAGGTTCCTGACTTCAGTCATTGAAAGGGTCTGCAGTCATCCGTGGCTGTCCTTGTTTTCTATGGAATCAGTTTGTTCCATTTCTTTGATATCCTGCTGACGGCACTTAGAGAACTATGAAATGTTATTGAAGTCTGTATAATGACTTTACTTTTAGTGTCACCATCGCTACGTGCTTTATCATAATTTTCAAAggaacattacattttataattaaaggCCACaatactgattttatatatatatatatatatatatatatatatatatatatatatatatatatatatat
The sequence above is a segment of the Polyodon spathula isolate WHYD16114869_AA chromosome 2, ASM1765450v1, whole genome shotgun sequence genome. Coding sequences within it:
- the LOC121328408 gene encoding major intrinsically disordered NOTCH2-binding receptor 1-like homolog; the protein is MDLSVLPNNNNPERFLQLDVKCLPVSSTLMQAGFATGAALSGQRYWQNRVYLQRKTTDTYGRRSTEASPELIDRALGKHITAVTLKSKIKKNPLYSDIRTVDGWENRKTQPSWTIQEYDRQSVHSNLADYLKEDPNELGFWMEDLYTPGYDTLLKNKETEKKRTKICKIIALVSVLSCALIVIITVSVVITRH